Genomic segment of Streptococcus pneumoniae:
CTTGGTGGGGGTGATTTCTTTTGTGGAAGCTATTCAGCAAGAGGCGACAACACAAGCCGTGACTTTACAAGAGCAGATAGCTTTGCTTGATACGACGACGGTGGATTATCAAGTCAAGTCGCAGGATTTAGCTCGAATGACGGAGGTTATCAATACCTTGGAGCAACAGCATACAGAGTATGTTAGCCGCCTGTATGTGGCTTGGGCAACGACACCGCAGATGAGAAATCTCGTCAAAGTATCGTCTGATATGCGCCAGAAACTGGGCATGCTCCGTCGCAATACTATTCCAACCATGAAGCTCTCCTTAGCTCAGCTCGGTATGCTCCAGCAGTCTGTTAAATCAGGTATGACGGCTGACGCCATTGTTAATGCTAATAATGCAGCTTTGCAGCTCTTAGCTGAGACCAGCAAGGAAGCTATTCCGAGTCTTGAAAAATCGGCCCAAAGTCCAACGATGACCGTAGATTCTGTAACCAAGCTAGCAGAAAGCCTTGTCGCACAGAATCAAGGCATTATTGCAGCTATTGAAAATGGTCGCAGACAACGTCAGCAACTAGAGTCAGCTGTTATCAAATCAGCTGAGGTCATCAATGACTCTGTGAAGTTGCGGGATCAAAAAATTATTTCTGCTCTGTTGAACGAAGGAAAAGAAGTTCAAAAAGAAATTACAGATGAGGACATCTAACCATAAGAAAAAAGGGGGAGTGAGAAGGCTCAAGAGTCTCACTTCCTTTCTTGCTAAAGAAGGAGAGAGATGACGAGAAAAAGTGAGTGGTCTGCGATTGAGAAGCAGCTAGGCAAGATGAGCCTAGGAAAAAAAGAGAAGATTACAAAAGAGAAAAAACGGCAGAAAGTTCAATTAAAGATGGGAATTGCCCTTCTTAGTGTGATTGCAGTTGGTACAATTTATATGATGAGCCATGAGACGCAGCTTTCAAGTGAGCCAGAAACAGAGTTTGACTATTTCAAAACAGTGGATTTTTATGAAGAGGATCAGTTTCCTTTTACCTTGGAAAACTTGGAAACATTGAAATTGAGCGATGGGCAAACAAAAGGGATGACTAAACAGGAGTTCATATCTCAATTTGGACAACCTGTTAAAGAAGATAGGGTAGAGGATTCTAGTATTTCTCTGACTTATCTAACAAATATATATACGCAGAATTTTCGTTCGGTAAGTGCTACTTTTCAGAAGAGGGATGATAAATATTATCTTGTTGGAGTAACGGCTACAAATGTAAGAAGTAGTCAGTTTCCGGTGGATTTATCAAAAGAAAGTTTAAGTGAAGAACTGCTAAAAACTCGTCGCGAGGCAGTTGATTCCTTTGTGCTAGGAGATAGGGGAACATCCTATCCTGAAATTGTAGAAAAAATAGGGACTCCTGAGCGCGTGTTCATTTCTTTTAGTAAGTGGTCTGGACTGGAAACAAGACTTGAAGTTGAGATTGGCTATCGAGTATATACTGAAAGATTGGAGCAGGAATTGGTAAGTTTGAAACTTCTACGTCAAAAAGACGGGGTTTGTCGGTTAGCATCTAAAAAATACTCTAAGGAGATAAGATGAAAAAGAAACGGAAAAGTGATTGGGACATCATTCTTCAAGATTTAGAGACAGTATCTAGTAAGCAACAAGCTAGGCTATCTAGGAAGCCAGATTTCTTTTCTAAGAGAAGTAATTGGTTGTGGGGAGCGGCTTTGATCTGCCTATGTATTTTTCTCTATCAAGCTTCTATAGGAGACCTTGTAGAACCTTCAAAAGCACAAAGAACGACTGATTGGACCTTGGAGGAGGTAGAAAAGTTACAAGTGAGGACAGGGTCTATAAATGGCACTTCTTTAAAGACGATCCTTAAAAAATATGGTAAGCCCACAAAAGAAGAAATGGGAGTTTATAAGACCTTATGGTATCAAGGCAGTGACCTAGCAAATGGGGTTGAGATGGACTTTTATAAAATTGATAATCAGTATTATTTAGAAAACTATGATGGGGCTGTGAAGAGCAGTCAGATAAAGGTTAAGGAAGTAAATTTAGATCAGAGACCACTCCCTCCTCTATCTATTTCTGAAAAAGAATTTGAGGCACTTAAGATATCAGGCGCAGATCGAACAACCTATGATGAAGTGAGTAGAAAATTCGGTCTTCCGGATAGCTATTCGATTCGAGTGAGCAACTACGCTACGTTAGGCAAAGACATCCATCTTGATGTAGGCTATCGTGGAAGTGAAGGGGAAAATGAGCATGTTCGTGTCTTTTTAGAGTTTACTAAGAAAGAAGAGGAAGAGTATCGTTTATCTGAAAAACAGCGAGTTGTGGATAACTAAGATGTGGATAGGAGAAGTAGATTTTTAAAAGAAAATCTGCTTCTATTTTTGTGTTTTATGTAAAAAGCCTATGAAATCGTTGATTTCAAGGCTTTTTTCTTATTTGATATTGCTTTTGGGGCAAAATGTTAAAACTTTAGATTATTGAGCTTTTGTATGAGTTCATCGCCCATTTTGTTAGTAGGGACTCAAAGCATATTTATAAGTGATTAGCTTTTTATTGTAGTAATATAGCAGATTGATTTTGTGATTGTTGTATTTTCTCCATTTTCCTATATAGAGGTTCTTATATCGTTCAAAAAGCTATATGTGTCACGATTATGCTCTTCCATCCACATTGCTTTTCCCTGTACTCTGAGTTATCAGATTTTGAGAGTGCAAGGATTGTTTATTCTATAGTTTTGGAATCAATATGTTTTTCTAATTTAGTAAATGGTTTATTTGTGAAAAATTCTAATTTTTGTTTTTCCCCGTTTAGTTTGATAGGTATTCTTCTTACAAAGAATAAATTGGCAAGAAAGCTACTAATTTTAAACAATAAACGAATTAAATCAAAATAAAAAGGACTTGGTCCTGCAGAATACAGAACTAAATCCTTGAAATCATTATTTCTCTAACTTTTTGGGTATTATTTAAGTATCAGATAGAGTGTGTTGTCATTCTACAAACATGGCATCGCCAAAGCTGAAGAAGCGGTAGCGTTCAAGAATGGCGTGTTCATAAGTAGCAAGGGTCAATTCACGTCCTAAGAAGGCAGAGACGAGCATGACGAGCGTTGATTTTGGTAGATGGAAATTGGTTGAAAAAGCATCGACAATCTGCCATTCATAACCTGGCTTGATAAAGATATTGGTCCATCCTGAGTCTGCTTGGATATCGCCGTTAAATTTATTTCCAATAGTCTCTAAGGTCCGAATTGATGTAGTTCCGACAGCGACAATGCGACCACCTGCAGCTTTGACTTCTCGAAGCGTCCTAGCAGCTTCTTCTGACAAGTGGTAGAATTCCGAATGCATCTCGTGTTCATCAAGGTTATCCACAGATACTGGGCGAAAAGTTCCAAGACCGACATGTAAGGTTAGATAGACCAATTTCACACCTTTTTGTTCGATTTTATGAAGTAAGTCTTGGGTAAAGTGGAGTCCAGCAGTAGGTGCGGCGGCAGAGCCATTTTCCTTAGCATAGACGGTCTGGTAACGTTCACGGTCTTCTAGTTTTTCATGGATATAAGGAGGGAGTGGCATTTCTCCTAGGCTTTCCAAGACTTCAAGGAAAATTCCTTGGTAGTCAAAGCGGACAATCCGACCGCCATGCTCAAGTTCTTCAATGATGGTAGCGCTCAAGCGTCCATCGCCAAAAGAAACACGACTGCCTACCCGCAAGCGTTTGGCTGGTTTGGCAAGTACTTCCCACTCATCACCTTGGGTATTTTTCAAGAGCAGGAGTTCCACATGGCCACCTGTGTCTGGCTTTTCGCCGTAGAGTCTGGCAGGCAGCACGCGCGTATTGTTCATGACCAAGGCATCTCCAGGATTTAGATGGTCAATAATATCATCAAAATGTTGGTCATCCATTTCCCCAGTGTCCTTGTTTACACTCAAGAGCCGAGAGGCATCTCGTTGTTCTAAAGGAGTTTGAGCAATTAGCTCTTCAGGTAAATCAAAGTCAAAATCTGCAGTATTCATATCGTTCCTTTCCGAGTCAGATGGTCTGTTGTGTCAGTACTTCATATCTAGGTTAGATGTCGTGGCTGGTTTCAGCGGTGTATGTAGAGAAAGAAATTCCTACCTTGCCTGTGTTAAAATCACCCAGAGAAAATAGGCACAAGCTAAAAAAGGCAGGCTAAACAAGAGTCCACCGATGACAAACAAGACGCGTCTTACAAGCTTAAAAGCAGTAAGGACGGTCGCAAAAAGGAGACAGGCAGCTCCTAGGATAAATAAAACCAGTAATTGAACTAACATAGCTCCATTATATCATAAAATCTGCTAAGTTTTTGACAGGATCAATCTTTATTTAGTCCTTAATCAATGACTTTTAAGATGAAACCGCTCAACATTTGTTCGATGATCATTTTGAGAAGTGCTACCATAGATTTTCTTACCTTCATTTTTAACAGAGAAATCCTCGAAAATTGCTTGACAAAAATTGGTCTATACCATACAATAAAAGTAAGGAAACTCAAGGAGGTTTATCATGAGAATTATTCAGGTAGAAAATCAAGTAGAAGGCGGACGTGTAGCCTTTGAACTGCTCAAAGAAAAGTTAGCGAGTGGTGCTAAAACGATCGGTTTAGCCACAGGAAGCAGCCCGCTGGAATTTTACAAGGAAATTCGAGAGAGTGATTTAGATTTATCCGATTTAATCAGTGTCAATTTGGATGAATACATGGGATTAGATGGAGAAAATGATCAGTCGTATCGCTATTTTATGCAAAAAAATCTGTTTGATGAAAAGCCTTTTAAGGAGAGCTTTTTGCCAAATGGTAAGGCAGAAAATATTGATGAAGAAGTGGTTCGTTACAATAGTTTGCTAAAAGAGCATCCAGTAGATTTCCAAGTCTTGGGTATTGGAACCAATGGGCATATTGGATTTAACGAGCCAGGAACGCCTTTTGATAGCCAAGTTCATGCAGTTGAATTGACAGAGTCAACCATCCAGGCTAACAGCCGATTTTTTGACAAGATTGAGGATGTGCCGACGCAGGCGATTTCCATGGGGATTGCCAATATCTTGAGTGCTAAATCCATTGTCTTGTTTGCTTATGGAGCATCAAAAGCTTATGCTATTGCTGGTATGGTTGATGGTCCGATCACAGAAGAATTACCAGCAAGTAGCCTTCAAAACCATGACGATGTTGTGATTATTGCAGATAAAGCAGCCTTGAGTGGTTTGAAACATTAAGTAATAGGGGCAGGAAATTCCTGCTCTTTTCTATGATTCTAGTAAGTTTTTAGGCAGATCATCAAAAGAGGGGCGAATTCTCTTTTATTTTATGATATACTAGAAAAGAAGTAGAAATATGAGGAGAAATGCCGTGAAAAAAGTCTTAGCCTTTTTATCTGTTTTGCTCTTATTGTTAGCACCTGTTAGTGCTAGTAGCGATGAGTTGATGGACATTACTCGAGAGAGTTACCCTAATGCACAGGAAATCAATCGTCCTAAGTCTTCCTTGGTCTTAGATGCGAATACAGGAGATATTGTTTGGCAGGATAATATTGACGAGATAAGAGATCCTGCAAGTATGAGTAAGCTCATGACGCTCTACTTAGTATTTGAAGCCATTAAAGAAGGACGCTTATCACTTGATACGGTCATTACGGCGACCGCGACAGACCAAGCTATCTCAAAAATTTATGAAATTTCCAACAATAATATCGTAGCTGGCGTTGATTATACGGTTTCAGAACTGATTACCATGACTGCTGTTCCATCCTCAAATGTGACAACAGTGATGTTGGCTAACTATCTATCAGATTATGATGCAGATGCCTTTTTGGACAAGATGAATGCCAAGGCTAAAGAATTAGGCATGACTAACACCAAGTGGTTTAATGCGAGTGGTGCTGCTGCCATTGCTTTCAAAGGCTACTACACCCCTTACCAATATGACAATTATTCAGCCAATCAAACCACTGCGCGTGATATGGGGATTTTAGGCTATTATTTCATCAAAAATCATCCAGAGATTTTAAACTTTACTAAAGATGCAGTGGTGACGGTTAAAGAGGGGACTCCATACGAAGAAACCTTTGAGACCTATAATTACTCTCTTCCAGGCGCTAAGTATGAGCTTGAGGGAGTAGATGGTCTGAAAACAGGGTCAAGCCCTGAGGGAGCATTTAACTATATCGCAACCATCAAGCGAGGGGAACAGCGTTTTGTCTGTGTGATTATGGGTGTTGGGGACTGGTCAGATCAAGACGGTGAGTATTACCGCCATCCTTTTGGCAATGCTTTGATGGAAAAAGCCTTTAAGGATTATGATTATAAGAAAGTCTTCTCAGCGGGCGATCAAGACATCAACGGCAAGACCTATAAATTGTCAAAAGATTTCTATGCGACTGTTAAAAAAGGAGCTGAGCCAAAGGTTCTCGTCGAAAATGATAGGCTAAAGGTTGAAAATGGTCTTGAAACAGTTTCTTCAACAATTTCAGATGGTGAAAAAGTTGAGCCAGCAGAGACAGGTCTAAAAAGAGCTGCGAAGCAAATTATCACTCAGCCTACCAATGCCAAGTCTTGGAAAACATTCTTATTTGATTATAAATTTTTCATCATTATTCCTTTACTGGTTTTAATCCTTATCTTAGTCATTGAAACTGCTGGTCGTAAAAAAAGAAAAGAGGATCGTCAAGAAGGCTTGTCTCGTCGTGAAAAATAATCAATTATTATAAAAGATAAAAGGAAAACTCGATCAGGTGGACTGGTCGAGTTTTGTAACGAAAGGAAGAACGTTGTTGTTTAAAAAATTTCAAAATAGCTATTTTGCTTATTTTCTAATGTATAGTTTCTATTTTTTATCATTTTCTTTATTTTCGACTCTCATATCTGTGTATATGCTCGATAGAGGATTTAATGCGACGCAGGTATCGATTGTGGTATCAAGCTCTTTTTTTACTTCCATGATAGCGCAACCCATTATGGGGATTTTAAATGACAAGATTGGGATTAAAAAAGTAACTCTGTATAGCTTTCTGCTGATCATTATTGGTGCGCTCTTTTTCATGCAGGCGGAAAGTTTACTATTTTTGAGTATTTGGTATAGTTTAGTCTTGATGTTGATTAATGGGGTCAATCCTGTTATGGATATTTTGGCAGCAAAAAGCCCTTATACCTATGGGAAAATTCGAATTTGGGGAACGATTGGCTATGCACTAGGGTCTCAGATGGCTGGTTTAATTTATCGGTATGTCTCTCCGCAGGCCATTTTCATTGTTTTTATCTTAACCATGATTTTGAGCATTTTAGGAGTACTTGGAGTCAATCCAAAGCATGATCCAAAGGAGAAGCTAGAAGGGCAGAAGGAGTCCTATCTAGGGCAGATTTTAAAAAATCGAGTTTATTTCTATTATCTCTTGATTGTCGCTCTCTATTCAGGTGTGGCAAATACGGGGCATACTTATATTCCTTCGATGTTAGAGCACAGTGGGCTGAGTGTCAGTACGGCTACGACGGTCATTGCCCTTGCTGTTATCTGTGAATCACCGCTGATTTTTTATTCTTATTTATTTATGGATAAGGTATCTATGAAAACCTTGCTGTATCTTGGGATAGGTGTTTTGACTCTCCAATATGCTGTCTATGGTTTGGAGTTAGGTTTACTCTCGAAGATTGTGCTAACCTTGATTGCTAAGCACGCCGCTAATATGATTTTAATCATGGTCAATCTCAAGATTGTCGCTAATCTGATTGATGAAAAATATCTGGTGACAGCTCTAGCCTTAGTACAGACCGTTCGTAGCCTAGGGACGATTTTCATTCAAAATATGGCTGGAAATATTGTCGATCAAGCAGGATATAGCACGATGAGCTTCTTTTTAGTCGCGATTCTACTTGTCTCTCTTATGCTTTCTGTCTTTTTGAAAATCCCTAATAATCCAGATAAGAAGTTGTTTAGTTAGAGGCTGGGCAAAAACTCGCTTCAGAATAAAACCACACTGTCATTTCCATCTTGAAAACAATCAAGATGAAAGAATCACAGTGTGGTTTTTGATTTTTAAAGGTTTTAGTAGCCAAATACTTTGCCAATTTTGTGAGATTCATACTCATGAAGAGGAATCCGACCTCTGTTTGGACAGCTTGATTCCCTCGAACGTGAACTCTGCGCACGCCAAAAATACTCTTCAATCTGCCAAAAACGGGCTCGATATCGATTTTCCGTTTAGCGTAGATGCGAGAGCCTTCTTCGCTATGCAATTGTTCCTTTATGACTTCCTTAAAATAATTCCAAGTCGGATTATAATGGATTTGTTTCTGATGACCACTTTCTGTTTTGGCAAGTTGATCTAGCTCTAGCGTGTCCTGTATCTTATCTGCCTCGTAAATTTTGAAATCTCGTTCAAAGCCGTACTTGTCCGTTCGGCGAGAATAGTTCTTAAAGGAATAAACAACTCCATCTGGTTTTATAAACTGGTCTGTCTCTTCAAGATAATCCCAGTTAGCTGGGTTCTCTGCACTGTTCTTATATTTCTTAGTTAATTCCTTTTGGTACATGCCATAGGGAATAAGCGGTGTTTTCTCCAGCTCATCCATAATAAAACGATAATTCTCCTCGCTACCATAACCTGCATCAGCTACAATGTTTTGGAACAAGTCTAATGTTTGAATGGATTGGAGGAAGGGTTTGAGGGTTCTGGTATCAGTTGGATTGGGAAAGATATCATAAGCAAGAACGTATTGACCATTGGTTGCGGCTTGAACATTATAACCAGGTTTCAACTGGCCATTCATCATATGATCCTCTTTCATCCGCATAAAGGTAGCGTCATGGTCTGTTTTAGAAAACGAATTGCGTCCTAGAAAAGTATCTCTAGCCTCTTCGTAGCGCTGTTTACGAGGGAGGTAATCTTTTTTCAATTGGTTGCGGAGCTTCTGGATGCGACGTCGTTTTTGTTTATTAGCAGAACCGCCTTTGATAACTTTTGGCTCTTGGGCGATTGCTTTTTCCACTTCATCAAGGGCCTCTTCAGTCTTTTCAAGCAGGGCTTTGAGTCCATCGCTGGTTTCACATTCTTCTTTTGAGAGGGCTAAATCTACCCCTTCTTGAACGAGCTTGTCATAGAGTTTAGAGATGTTTCCATTTAAAGCAGTCTCGTATTTCTCGACAGCTTTCTTCCATGTGAAAGAATAGAGATTAGCATCGGCCTCTAGTTTTGTGCCATCGATAAAGAGCGCCTCGTCTTTAATCAGACCATTGTCTCGCATGAGTAGGGTAAAGTAAATAAAGGCAGTCTTAATCAGGTGATTGGCATGTTTACTTGAACGGAAATTATTGATGGTTTTATAGCTAACATAAGTGTCTTGACTGAGCCATTTCATCGGAATAACTTCTTCGTTCATCTGCACTATTTTACGACCAGAAAAGACCTGACGGGCATAAGCGAAGAGCGTCATTTTTAAGAGCATAGCAGGATGAAAAGCAGGGCGGCCCGTATGTGACTTTTCTTCAAGCAGCACATCACTTGGCATACTATCCACGAACAAACTAATCAGTCTTGCTTCATGCGTCATTGGGAGATCAAAAGCAAGATTTAGTTCCAAACTGAATTGATTTGTGTTATACTCTTTATACATCGTCATGGCTTTCTAGTTATTTTGTGGTTATTATAATGATACCATGACTTTGTGAAAACGAGCATCTCCATCTACGGAAATGCTCGTTTTTTAACTTCTGAAGCTAGTTTTTGCCCAGACTCTTTTTTTTTACGAATAAAAAAGAAAAAGGAGGGGTTATGCTTGTTGCGTCAGATAAAAATGGAAATCTAGTGAATAGTTTGGAGCAAGAGAGTTTAGTCGGGGAGTTTTTCTGCCCTTTTTGTGAGAGTCCTGTGCGGGTTAAGAAAGGGGTTATTATGCGACCGCATTTTGCGCATGTGTCTCTCCGAACTTGTGAGGGCTACACGGAAAATGAAAGTGATGAACATCTGAATCTCAAAGCTAACTTGTATCGTTGGGGAGAGGGGCAGCACGAGCTAAAGATTGAAGCATTCTTACCCAGCATCCAGCAGATTGCAGACCTTTTAGTGGAGGAAAAGCTTGCACTTGAAGTCCAGTGTAGCTCGCTAAGCGTGAAACGTTTAAAAGAGCGGACTAGCCAGTACCATAAGGCGGGCTATCAAGTCCTATGGCTTTTGGGTAAAAAATTGTGGCTCAAAACATCGCTTACTGCTTTGCAAAAACACTTCCTTTATTTTAGTCAAAATATGGGCTTTCATCTTTGGGAATTAGACCAAGAAAAAGAAGTGTTGCGGCTCAAATATCTGATTCATGAGGATTTACATGGTTTAGCTCAATATAAGAGCAAGGAGTTTCCTTTTGACAAAGGAGATTTGCTAGAGGTCTTACGCTCTCCTTATCAAGCGCAGGAAGTGACTAGTTTTCTCGCCAAAGAAGATCCAGATATTTGCCACTACATCCGCCAGCAACTCTACTATCAGCAACCCAAATGGATGGCGTTACAAGCTGTTTGTTACCAAGAGGGGAAGAATTTATTAGCCATGACTAAGGATGAATTTTATCCACAGGTCAGACCTATCAAAGCTCAAGATTTCTGTCAGATTTCCCAAGATTTAGAGAGTTATTATGAGAATTTTCAAGCTTACTACCAAAAAGAGCCGCGCAAAAATGGTCAAATTCTCTATCCACCAGCCTTTTATCGGAGGATTTTATCCGAAAATATGATAAAATAGGGAAACGGAGGATTTTTTATGGCAAAACAAAGAAATGAAATCGAAGAAAAATATACTTGGGATTTAACGACTGTTTTTCCGAGTGATGAAGCTTGGGAGGAGGAGTTGGCGAGTCTTTCGGCTGATGTTACTTCTGCAAAGAGCTTAGAAGGGCATTTGCTTGATTCAGCTACGAGCTTGCTTGTAACGACAGATACCTATATGACGCTGTCACGTCGCTTGGAAAAGCTCTATGTCTATGCGTCAATGAAAAATGACCAAGATACACGCGAAGCGAAATACCAAGAATATCAAGCAAAGGCTAGCAGTTTATACAGTGATTTTGGTCAAACCTTTGCCTTTTATGAGCCAGAATTCATGCAGATTACAGCAGAAGCCTATGCTGCTTTCTTGAAAGAAGAAGAGGGATTATCGCTCTACGCTCACTTTTTTGATCGTTTGTTAAAAGCAAAGGAGCACGTTTTATCTCAGCGTGAAGAGGAGTTGCTTGCAGGAGCTAGTGAGATTTTTGGTGCTGCGAGTGAGACTTTTGCGATTTTAGACGATGCAGACCTTGTTTTTCCACTGGTTCGTGATGAAGACGGAGACGAGGTGCAGCTCTCTCATGGCAATTACATCACCTTGGTCGAGTCTAAAGACCGCAAGGTTCGAAAAGAGGCGTATGAAGCGATGTATAGTGTTTATGAGCAGTATCAGCACACTTATGCAAAGACGCTTCAAACCAATGTCAAGGTGCAAAATTACCGTGCGAAGGTGCGTCACTATAAGAGTGCGCGTGAGGCGGCTTTAGCAAACAACTTCATTCCTGAAAGTGTGTACGATAGCTTAGTATCTGCGGTTCATAAACATCTGCCGCTCTTGCATCGCTATATGAAGTTGCGTGCGAAGATCCTTGGTTTGTCTGACTTAAAAATGTATGATGTCTACACACCATTATCAGAGGTAGATTACAAATTTAGCTATGAAGAGGCTTTAGCGAAGTCAGAGGAAGTTTTGGCAATTTTGGGAGATGACTATCTTTCTCGTGTGAAAAAAGCCTTCTCAGAACGCTGGATTGATGTTCATGAGAATCAAGGAAAACGCTCAGGCGCTTACTCTGGTGGTTCTTATGATACCAATGCCTTCATGCTCTTAAACTGGCAAGATACGCTAGATAATCTATACACCTTGGTACATGAGACAGGTCATAGTATGCATTCCAGCTACACAAGAGAGACACAGCCTTATGTCTATGGCGATTACTCTATTTTCCTAGCGGAAATTGCGTCCACAACCAATGAAAATATCTTAACGGAGAAATTACTGGAAGAAGTGAGTGATGATTATACTCGTTTTGCGATTTTGAATCATTTCTTAGATGGTTTTAAAGGAACGGTGTTCCGTCAAACGCAATTTGCCGAGTTTGAACATGCCATTCATCAAGCAGACCAAAACGGTGAAGTCTTGACGAGCGAATACCTCAATAATCTCTATGGAAATCTGAACGAGAAATATTACGGTCTCAAAAAAGAAGACAATCCAGAAATCCAGTACGAATGGGCAAGAATTCCGCATTTCTACTATAACTACTATGTCTTCCAATACGCGACAGGGTTCTCTGCAGCCTCAGCCTTGGCAGAAAAGATTGTCCACGGTCGTCCAGAGGATAAGGAAGCCTACCTTAATTACCTCAAGGCAGGAAATTCTGATTATCCGCTAAATGTTATTAAAAAAGCAGGCGTGGATATGGAAAAAGAGGACTATCTCGACGCAGCCTTTGCTGTTTTTGAACGCCGTCTGGATGAGTTTGAAGCGTTAGTAGAAAAGTTGGGTTTGATCTAATATGGTAGAGTCGTATAGTAAAAATGCAAACCACAACATGCGTCGTCCAGTTGTGAAAGAAGAGATTGTGGATTTTATGCGGACGCGGCAAAAGCAGGTTTCAGGTGGTTTAAAAGAGCTTGAAACCTTTGCTCGCAAGGAAAATATCCCCATTATTCCGCATGAAACAGTGGCTTATTTTCGCTTTCTCTTAGAGAGCTTAGCCCCTCAAGATATTTTAGAAATTGGGACAGCGATTGGATTTTCTGCTCTGTTGATGGCAGAACATGCTCCCAAAGCTAAGATTACAACTATTGATCGCAATCCTGAGATGATTGGCTTGGCCAAGGAAAATTTTGCTCGCTATGATCTTAGAAAGCAAATCACCTTGTTAGAAGGAGATGCGGTAGATATTCTAGGAACGCTTGAGGATACCTATGATTTTGTCTTTATGGATTCTGCCAAGTCCAAATATGTCGTCTTTTTGCCGGAAGTCTTGAAACGCTTGAAATCAGGTGGTATTATCGTGATTGATGATGTATTTCAAGGTGGTGATGTGGCAAAGGATATCACAGATGTCAGACGTGGTCAGCGGACCATTTATCGCGGGCTTCATAGCTTGTTTGAGGAGACACTGGATGTGGACAATCTGACTGTGACCTTGGTTCCTTTAGGGGATGGAATTCTCATGATTCGTAAGAATGAAGCGTGAATTTAGCA
This window contains:
- a CDS encoding IS1182 family transposase, which gives rise to MYKEYNTNQFSLELNLAFDLPMTHEARLISLFVDSMPSDVLLEEKSHTGRPAFHPAMLLKMTLFAYARQVFSGRKIVQMNEEVIPMKWLSQDTYVSYKTINNFRSSKHANHLIKTAFIYFTLLMRDNGLIKDEALFIDGTKLEADANLYSFTWKKAVEKYETALNGNISKLYDKLVQEGVDLALSKEECETSDGLKALLEKTEEALDEVEKAIAQEPKVIKGGSANKQKRRRIQKLRNQLKKDYLPRKQRYEEARDTFLGRNSFSKTDHDATFMRMKEDHMMNGQLKPGYNVQAATNGQYVLAYDIFPNPTDTRTLKPFLQSIQTLDLFQNIVADAGYGSEENYRFIMDELEKTPLIPYGMYQKELTKKYKNSAENPANWDYLEETDQFIKPDGVVYSFKNYSRRTDKYGFERDFKIYEADKIQDTLELDQLAKTESGHQKQIHYNPTWNYFKEVIKEQLHSEEGSRIYAKRKIDIEPVFGRLKSIFGVRRVHVRGNQAVQTEVGFLFMSMNLTKLAKYLATKTFKNQKPHCDSFILIVFKMEMTVWFYSEASFCPASN
- a CDS encoding DUF1958 domain-containing protein, whose product is MKKVLAFLSVLLLLLAPVSASSDELMDITRESYPNAQEINRPKSSLVLDANTGDIVWQDNIDEIRDPASMSKLMTLYLVFEAIKEGRLSLDTVITATATDQAISKIYEISNNNIVAGVDYTVSELITMTAVPSSNVTTVMLANYLSDYDADAFLDKMNAKAKELGMTNTKWFNASGAAAIAFKGYYTPYQYDNYSANQTTARDMGILGYYFIKNHPEILNFTKDAVVTVKEGTPYEETFETYNYSLPGAKYELEGVDGLKTGSSPEGAFNYIATIKRGEQRFVCVIMGVGDWSDQDGEYYRHPFGNALMEKAFKDYDYKKVFSAGDQDINGKTYKLSKDFYATVKKGAEPKVLVENDRLKVENGLETVSSTISDGEKVEPAETGLKRAAKQIITQPTNAKSWKTFLFDYKFFIIIPLLVLILILVIETAGRKKRKEDRQEGLSRREK
- the queA gene encoding tRNA preQ1(34) S-adenosylmethionine ribosyltransferase-isomerase QueA gives rise to the protein MNTADFDFDLPEELIAQTPLEQRDASRLLSVNKDTGEMDDQHFDDIIDHLNPGDALVMNNTRVLPARLYGEKPDTGGHVELLLLKNTQGDEWEVLAKPAKRLRVGSRVSFGDGRLSATIIEELEHGGRIVRFDYQGIFLEVLESLGEMPLPPYIHEKLEDRERYQTVYAKENGSAAAPTAGLHFTQDLLHKIEQKGVKLVYLTLHVGLGTFRPVSVDNLDEHEMHSEFYHLSEEAARTLREVKAAGGRIVAVGTTSIRTLETIGNKFNGDIQADSGWTNIFIKPGYEWQIVDAFSTNFHLPKSTLVMLVSAFLGRELTLATYEHAILERYRFFSFGDAMFVE
- a CDS encoding glucosamine-6-phosphate deaminase, giving the protein MRIIQVENQVEGGRVAFELLKEKLASGAKTIGLATGSSPLEFYKEIRESDLDLSDLISVNLDEYMGLDGENDQSYRYFMQKNLFDEKPFKESFLPNGKAENIDEEVVRYNSLLKEHPVDFQVLGIGTNGHIGFNEPGTPFDSQVHAVELTESTIQANSRFFDKIEDVPTQAISMGIANILSAKSIVLFAYGASKAYAIAGMVDGPITEELPASSLQNHDDVVIIADKAALSGLKH
- a CDS encoding MFS transporter: MFKKFQNSYFAYFLMYSFYFLSFSLFSTLISVYMLDRGFNATQVSIVVSSSFFTSMIAQPIMGILNDKIGIKKVTLYSFLLIIIGALFFMQAESLLFLSIWYSLVLMLINGVNPVMDILAAKSPYTYGKIRIWGTIGYALGSQMAGLIYRYVSPQAIFIVFILTMILSILGVLGVNPKHDPKEKLEGQKESYLGQILKNRVYFYYLLIVALYSGVANTGHTYIPSMLEHSGLSVSTATTVIALAVICESPLIFYSYLFMDKVSMKTLLYLGIGVLTLQYAVYGLELGLLSKIVLTLIAKHAANMILIMVNLKIVANLIDEKYLVTALALVQTVRSLGTIFIQNMAGNIVDQAGYSTMSFFLVAILLVSLMLSVFLKIPNNPDKKLFS
- a CDS encoding toxic anion resistance protein, which translates into the protein MSDGFNFDIDQIAASSLSKTDQTTEIISSTVDDKPQSLSFFEKLKPEQQAAIASKAPALLGQFVSDQNALLDFGQGAVEEVNQTVNRILAEQKKLELPEVDELLLQTNRELNGFVAKYKDAKPAELEKKPNLLQKLFRQGKNSLQELYFDSKNIEQKMDSMAATVVKQEESLIRNIVSAEMLIEDNTKSIENLVGVISFVEAIQQEATTQAVTLQEQIALLDTTTVDYQVKSQDLARMTEVINTLEQQHTEYVSRLYVAWATTPQMRNLVKVSSDMRQKLGMLRRNTIPTMKLSLAQLGMLQQSVKSGMTADAIVNANNAALQLLAETSKEAIPSLEKSAQSPTMTVDSVTKLAESLVAQNQGIIAAIENGRRQRQQLESAVIKSAEVINDSVKLRDQKIISALLNEGKEVQKEITDEDI